A stretch of the Aminipila terrae genome encodes the following:
- a CDS encoding TetR/AcrR family transcriptional regulator, which produces MMFENIHPTKLSILQAAVEVFGQKGFNGATTKEIAKAAGISEATIFRHFANKTEVLYEIVNSVVPTIGVETLEKTIEECKTLDAREALQRLMQNRFETISQSKVFMRIIFTEIKYDEKLRDLYLNRVYEPICAILKDFIITRMEKGEFRKINPEIVVNMFMSYIFFSVETENLLKDVEHHSFLDQASAIDFTNLLFDGIKESGNNE; this is translated from the coding sequence ATGATGTTTGAAAATATTCATCCAACTAAGTTATCAATTCTGCAGGCAGCAGTAGAAGTATTTGGTCAAAAAGGTTTTAATGGAGCCACAACAAAAGAAATTGCAAAAGCCGCTGGCATTTCAGAGGCCACCATTTTCAGGCATTTCGCAAATAAAACGGAAGTGCTCTATGAAATAGTTAACAGTGTAGTGCCTACCATAGGTGTTGAGACACTGGAAAAGACTATAGAAGAATGCAAAACCCTTGATGCAAGAGAAGCGTTACAGCGTCTTATGCAGAACCGGTTTGAAACAATCAGTCAGTCAAAAGTGTTTATGCGTATAATCTTCACAGAGATTAAGTATGATGAAAAGTTGCGGGATCTGTATCTAAATAGGGTATATGAGCCTATTTGTGCAATTTTAAAGGATTTTATAATAACGAGAATGGAGAAGGGGGAGTTCAGAAAAATAAATCCGGAGATCGTAGTGAATATGTTTATGTCCTATATATTTTTTTCCGTGGAAACAGAAAATTTATTAAAAGATGTTGAACACCACAGTTTTCTAGATCAGGCATCGGCCATAGATTTTACGAATTTACTCTTTGATGGAATAAAGGAAAGTGGTAACAATGAATAA
- a CDS encoding efflux RND transporter periplasmic adaptor subunit, with amino-acid sequence MNKIKKYALLLFLVLFLLTGCVSARQEAKIIDSGQKNEDQSLNEDAKGDLTGRAEAGERVIVMSKATGKAEAVLVDVGSEVKQGQTLLQLDSRELQAGIDAARATVDNANVSYKYALDNEQRARKLKDEGAMSIADYDNGYASVLERAESAVNLAQASLQKAQLAYNDCTITAPLEGTITECNVEAGELVSPQVKAFTIVNLNQIKIELLVNEKKINSLKTGQKCEVTLAALPGQVFSGSIADISDAMNAASKAYPVQITVENPNHVIKDGMFAKVNLSAGQKITGGEE; translated from the coding sequence ATGAATAAAATAAAAAAATATGCCTTACTACTCTTTTTAGTCCTTTTTCTGCTGACTGGGTGTGTATCTGCCAGACAGGAGGCTAAAATTATTGACTCTGGACAAAAGAACGAGGATCAGAGCCTGAATGAAGATGCCAAAGGGGATCTAACCGGACGGGCGGAGGCAGGAGAGAGGGTTATTGTAATGTCAAAGGCAACGGGTAAAGCTGAGGCTGTACTGGTTGACGTTGGCTCAGAAGTAAAACAAGGGCAGACATTACTCCAGCTGGATTCCAGAGAACTTCAGGCCGGTATTGATGCCGCACGAGCCACAGTTGACAATGCCAATGTTTCTTATAAATATGCTTTAGATAATGAACAGCGGGCCAGGAAACTGAAGGACGAAGGGGCTATGAGTATTGCTGATTATGATAATGGGTATGCCAGTGTTCTGGAACGGGCGGAAAGTGCAGTAAATCTTGCTCAGGCATCTTTGCAAAAGGCACAACTTGCGTATAACGACTGCACCATTACAGCGCCTCTGGAAGGTACTATAACGGAGTGCAATGTAGAAGCAGGTGAACTGGTAAGTCCCCAGGTGAAAGCGTTTACTATTGTCAATTTAAATCAGATTAAAATTGAACTTCTGGTTAATGAAAAGAAAATAAATTCCTTAAAAACGGGGCAGAAATGTGAAGTTACCTTGGCAGCTCTGCCGGGACAGGTTTTTTCCGGAAGTATTGCTGACATTTCTGATGCAATGAATGCTGCTTCTAAAGCCTATCCTGTACAAATTACTGTGGAGAATCCGAACCACGTAATAAAAGACGGTATGTTTGCAAAAGTAAATTTATCTGCAGGTCAGAAAATCACAGGAGGTGAAGAATAA
- a CDS encoding HlyD family secretion protein, which yields MKNKKVIIILCMLVLVLSAVWLYFNYQKSHYIVTEDARVDGTIVKVSPQVTGKLTELSFEENQMVEQDQILARQSDETLSPGANVDMTVIRTPVRGQIIKKMASVGEMASPSSPIALMVNPDELYITANIEEDRIEQVKEGQEVHFTVDSFPKVWFRGKVDSIGSASTSVTSLLSAQSSGNSFIKVTQRVPVKISFSGKYEEKLLPGMNAKIKIYL from the coding sequence ATGAAAAATAAAAAAGTAATTATTATTCTTTGTATGCTGGTTCTTGTGCTAAGTGCAGTGTGGCTGTATTTTAACTATCAGAAAAGCCATTACATAGTAACAGAGGATGCCCGGGTAGATGGAACAATTGTTAAAGTAAGCCCTCAGGTGACGGGAAAGTTAACAGAACTTTCCTTTGAAGAAAACCAGATGGTGGAGCAGGATCAAATTCTTGCGAGACAGTCAGATGAAACACTTTCTCCAGGTGCAAATGTTGATATGACTGTAATCAGAACCCCTGTCAGAGGCCAGATTATCAAAAAAATGGCCAGCGTTGGAGAAATGGCCTCCCCCTCCAGCCCAATTGCTTTAATGGTGAATCCAGATGAATTATACATAACTGCCAATATAGAAGAGGATAGAATTGAGCAGGTTAAAGAAGGACAGGAAGTCCATTTTACAGTGGACTCCTTTCCCAAAGTCTGGTTTAGAGGAAAAGTAGATTCCATTGGCAGTGCTTCTACTTCAGTTACATCCTTACTATCTGCCCAGAGCAGTGGAAATTCCTTTATTAAAGTGACTCAGCGGGTACCTGTAAAAATTAGTTTTTCCGGAAAATATGAGGAAAAACTGCTTCCAGGTATGAATGCCAAAATAAAAATATATTTGTAA
- a CDS encoding DHA2 family efflux MFS transporter permease subunit — MNSSVQLKEQNKIPALSLTIVVIGAFMSFLDSSIVNVALPHMMAVFGVSSSDIQWVLTAYMLTSGIVIPTSAFLCGRFGHRRVYMVSLMIFTVGSGLCGISWNLKIIIASRIIQAIGGGLIIPVSMAMVYYLAPREKMGTAMGLWGLGAILGPSIGPTLGGYLVDTLSWQWIFFVNLPIGIIALFLCPFCLKETEINKNLKFDVLGTVFIATACFSLLLALSKGTEWGWKSQSILSLFIVCIFTLAAFVTWESSISNPLIDLRVFKNKVVISSMSAMSLLTIGMMGAIFIVPIYAENLLGYSPLKTGIIMMPMALVSAVLMPVSGKIYDKYGAFYAGMIGTVIAAVTTYNLKALSLDTSYTSLQFMLAVRSLGFGLALMPITNAAMGAVPESLAATASAVLNTIRQVASSLGIAIINYVIVVKQAYHQDILHDLINYGSFPANQAISRIQALMVSMGTDNTTARINALAVIKGYIVRQGAMDSILDSIMTLVWLLIITIPFIFLLTPRKVENARLKQQDQIN; from the coding sequence ATGAATTCATCCGTGCAGTTGAAAGAGCAGAATAAAATCCCTGCTCTTTCCCTTACAATTGTGGTTATTGGTGCCTTTATGTCTTTTCTGGACAGTAGTATTGTGAATGTGGCACTGCCTCATATGATGGCTGTTTTTGGGGTATCAAGCAGTGATATACAATGGGTATTAACGGCGTATATGCTGACTTCTGGCATTGTGATTCCAACCAGTGCCTTTCTCTGTGGACGTTTTGGACATCGACGGGTATATATGGTTTCGTTGATGATTTTTACCGTGGGATCTGGCCTGTGTGGAATTTCATGGAACCTGAAGATCATTATTGCTTCCAGAATAATTCAGGCCATAGGCGGCGGACTGATTATACCTGTCAGCATGGCCATGGTATATTATCTGGCCCCACGTGAAAAGATGGGAACAGCCATGGGCCTCTGGGGTCTGGGTGCAATTCTGGGACCATCCATCGGGCCTACATTAGGCGGATATCTGGTAGATACCCTGAGCTGGCAATGGATTTTTTTTGTTAACCTGCCTATTGGAATAATTGCACTCTTTCTTTGTCCATTTTGTTTAAAAGAAACGGAAATTAATAAGAACTTGAAGTTTGATGTGTTAGGAACTGTGTTTATTGCGACTGCCTGTTTTTCCCTGTTACTGGCATTAAGTAAGGGGACAGAGTGGGGATGGAAGTCTCAAAGTATTCTGTCTTTGTTTATTGTATGTATTTTCACTCTGGCAGCATTTGTAACCTGGGAAAGTTCTATAAGCAATCCCCTTATTGATCTGAGAGTTTTTAAGAATAAAGTAGTTATTTCCAGTATGTCAGCTATGTCTTTGTTAACCATAGGAATGATGGGGGCTATATTTATCGTTCCTATTTACGCGGAGAATCTGTTAGGCTATTCACCTTTGAAAACAGGTATCATTATGATGCCCATGGCCTTGGTCTCTGCGGTGCTTATGCCTGTCAGCGGAAAAATATATGACAAGTATGGTGCATTTTATGCGGGTATGATAGGAACGGTTATCGCTGCAGTTACCACGTATAACTTAAAAGCACTGAGCCTGGATACATCCTATACCAGCCTGCAGTTTATGCTGGCTGTCCGCTCACTGGGATTTGGACTGGCCCTGATGCCTATTACCAATGCAGCTATGGGCGCGGTACCTGAATCTTTAGCAGCTACTGCTTCGGCAGTGTTGAATACCATACGACAGGTGGCAAGCTCTCTTGGAATTGCTATTATCAACTATGTTATAGTGGTAAAACAGGCTTATCATCAGGATATTCTCCATGACCTTATTAATTACGGATCATTTCCTGCAAACCAGGCAATCAGCCGGATACAGGCTCTGATGGTTTCCATGGGAACGGATAATACCACAGCAAGAATAAATGCCCTGGCAGTAATTAAGGGGTACATTGTACGTCAGGGTGCCATGGATTCCATTCTTGACAGTATCATGACCTTAGTATGGCTGTTAATCATAACCATACCTTTCATTTTCTTATTGACCCCAAGAAAGGTTGAAAATGCGCGATTAAAGCAACAAGATCAAATAAATTAA
- a CDS encoding sigma-54 interaction domain-containing protein produces the protein MITKYLEKMTYIYNTMDSVLITNIDGIIEYCAVFDEKDSSIKNEGYTGKYLLEVYPELTKETSTHFRAMKTGKAIIDEIQTVIDFNGIKRTFVSNTYPIEVDGKIVGAIEGTVILSDAGLPNSKRFKDSKVNTESGLYTIDDLIGKSNRMLVVKEKILRAADGDSSVMIIGETGTGKEIVAQAIHSHSKRKNQAFISQNCSAIPASLLESTLFGTVKGSYTGAEDRKGLFELADKGTLFLDELNSMNIELQGKILKAVEEQKIRRLGSEKERKIDVRIISALNEEVDEVLEKDKIRKDLYYRLGVFQINLPLLKDRKEDIPLLIKYFINYYNKKGKRNIENCSELAERLLIDYEWPGNVRELKNVIEYAFNMSKGKDITMTSLPENFLYNKKEDTHYTEQLNWEKALEEGHSLASIIDNYESRIIKKILSGSSNITEAADKLGVSRQVLNYKIKKYQIKF, from the coding sequence ATGATTACGAAATACCTGGAGAAAATGACATATATATATAACACTATGGATTCGGTTCTGATTACCAACATTGATGGAATCATTGAATATTGTGCTGTTTTTGATGAAAAGGATAGTTCTATTAAAAATGAAGGTTATACGGGAAAATATCTTTTAGAAGTGTATCCAGAACTAACAAAGGAAACAAGCACTCACTTCAGAGCTATGAAAACGGGTAAGGCAATTATTGATGAAATACAGACTGTGATAGATTTTAACGGAATTAAGCGCACTTTTGTAAGCAACACATACCCCATTGAGGTAGATGGAAAGATTGTAGGAGCCATTGAGGGTACAGTGATTCTTTCCGATGCAGGGCTGCCTAACAGTAAAAGATTTAAAGATAGTAAAGTAAATACGGAAAGCGGCCTTTACACCATTGATGATTTAATTGGAAAAAGCAATAGAATGCTAGTGGTGAAGGAAAAAATTTTGCGGGCTGCAGATGGGGACTCTTCCGTGATGATAATAGGGGAAACTGGGACAGGCAAAGAAATTGTTGCACAAGCCATACACAGCCATAGCAAGAGAAAGAATCAGGCGTTTATTTCCCAGAATTGTTCTGCCATACCTGCCAGTTTATTGGAAAGTACCTTGTTTGGAACAGTCAAGGGAAGCTATACAGGAGCAGAGGACAGAAAGGGACTATTTGAACTAGCGGATAAGGGAACCTTGTTTCTTGATGAATTAAACTCCATGAACATAGAGTTGCAGGGAAAGATTTTAAAGGCAGTAGAAGAACAAAAAATCAGAAGGCTGGGGTCTGAAAAGGAAAGAAAAATTGATGTGAGAATTATTTCGGCCCTAAATGAAGAGGTTGATGAAGTTTTAGAGAAAGATAAAATCAGAAAGGATTTGTATTACAGATTAGGTGTATTCCAGATAAATTTACCACTTCTAAAAGATCGAAAGGAAGATATTCCTTTACTTATAAAATACTTTATTAATTATTATAACAAAAAAGGAAAAAGAAATATTGAGAACTGCAGTGAACTGGCAGAGAGGCTCCTTATAGACTATGAATGGCCGGGAAATGTGAGAGAATTAAAAAATGTCATTGAGTATGCCTTTAACATGAGTAAGGGAAAAGATATCACCATGACTAGTTTACCTGAAAACTTTCTTTATAATAAAAAGGAAGACACCCATTATACGGAACAGTTAAACTGGGAAAAAGCCTTAGAAGAGGGGCATTCTCTTGCATCTATTATAGACAATTATGAAAGCAGAATCATTAAGAAGATACTTTCAGGAAGCTCAAATATTACAGAAGCTGCAGATAAACTGGGTGTCAGCCGACAGGTTCTGAATTATAAGATAAAGAAATACCAGATAAAATTTTAG
- a CDS encoding dimethylarginine dimethylaminohydrolase family protein, which translates to MKYGCQSMVEEIEAILIKRPQEAFISQENLDKTWEEFKYFGCPDYETVLKEYEVFEKLIRDNVKDVYTLPYDSRTGLDSIYAHDPLKITKKGAIYFPMGKVLRGKEYLATRAYLEEIGVPTLGEIKAPGKMEGGDVLWIDEKTVAIGRGYRTNDEGIRQFKELTKDVVEEYIIVPMPHGDGVDACLHLMSIISFVDNDKAVVYSKYMPVFFREYLMERGITLIEADDDEYDYLGTNLLALKPGKVILIKGCPKVQKKLEDLGVEVLTYEGKELSYRGTGGPTCLTAPLYRK; encoded by the coding sequence ATGAAATATGGTTGCCAGTCAATGGTAGAAGAAATTGAAGCAATATTAATTAAAAGACCGCAGGAAGCTTTTATCAGTCAGGAAAACCTTGATAAAACCTGGGAAGAATTTAAGTATTTCGGATGTCCGGACTATGAAACCGTCCTGAAGGAATATGAGGTATTTGAGAAGCTTATAAGGGACAATGTAAAGGATGTTTATACTCTTCCATATGATTCAAGAACAGGATTAGACTCTATTTATGCACATGATCCTTTAAAAATTACAAAAAAAGGAGCCATATATTTCCCTATGGGAAAGGTACTGAGAGGTAAGGAATATCTTGCAACAAGAGCTTATCTGGAAGAAATAGGTGTACCCACTTTAGGTGAAATTAAAGCACCGGGGAAAATGGAAGGCGGAGATGTCCTCTGGATTGATGAGAAGACGGTTGCCATAGGCAGAGGCTATAGGACCAATGATGAGGGAATCAGGCAGTTTAAAGAATTAACAAAGGATGTGGTAGAGGAATATATCATTGTGCCGATGCCTCATGGAGATGGTGTGGATGCATGCCTTCATTTAATGAGTATCATAAGCTTTGTAGATAATGATAAAGCAGTAGTTTATTCAAAATACATGCCGGTTTTCTTTAGAGAGTATTTAATGGAACGGGGAATCACACTTATTGAAGCAGATGATGACGAATATGATTATCTGGGAACCAATCTGTTAGCTTTAAAACCAGGAAAAGTAATATTAATTAAAGGTTGCCCGAAAGTTCAGAAAAAGCTTGAGGATTTAGGTGTTGAAGTATTGACTTACGAAGGAAAAGAACTTTCATACAGAGGAACAGGAGGTCCAACTTGTTTAACTGCTCCTTTATATAGAAAATAG
- a CDS encoding M20/M25/M40 family metallo-hydrolase, whose amino-acid sequence MDNKNQILEGIGQRINDILLKYIKAQSFTFSGGEKDAEIFLMDYLKDIKYFKDHPDYYGTYEIAGDPFNRAVSYAMVKGKGNDTVVLIHHNDVVEVEDYKLLKPYAFTPRTLEEELIKIKSSLPEEAQRDLMEGSYLFGRGVCDMKGGGAIQLALLERYSQINDFKGNVIVIAVPDEENLSAGMRSAVVLLKDLKNKYNLNYKLMINSEPHQRKEKDKGIFSEGSVGKIMPFIYVRGYLSHIGKVFEGFNPLNLMSEIVRNTELNIEFSDIVGNEMAPPPTWLYLKDNKKQYDVSMPLSVSGCFSILTLNRTPQVIMDKVRDICCQSYEAIVKEMQERYKPFADVKKLSSKELPWKVNVVPFAKLYEEASLNYGKDFIDNYKNVVQNIETKFNKGQCSIIECNFELVEFVYQYINDISPRIVYGLVPPYYPNVSNVYYEGLDQGISTLSEQLCSYTEDEFGQKYETEDFYTGISDLSYTSITEGEKTCKALQTYMPLFGDFYSIPINDIEEISMPCINIGPWGKDFHKLTERVYKEDLYNRTPKIINKAIALLLNEPELL is encoded by the coding sequence ATGGATAATAAAAACCAGATCTTAGAAGGAATCGGTCAGAGAATCAATGATATACTTCTTAAATATATTAAAGCACAAAGTTTTACTTTCAGCGGCGGGGAAAAGGATGCTGAAATATTTTTAATGGATTACTTAAAAGACATAAAATATTTTAAAGATCATCCTGATTATTATGGAACTTATGAAATCGCCGGGGACCCATTTAACAGAGCTGTTTCTTATGCAATGGTAAAAGGAAAAGGTAATGATACAGTTGTATTAATACATCATAACGATGTGGTGGAAGTTGAAGATTATAAGTTGCTTAAACCTTATGCCTTTACTCCAAGGACTCTTGAAGAAGAACTGATAAAGATTAAATCTTCATTACCAGAAGAAGCACAAAGGGACCTTATGGAGGGAAGTTATTTATTTGGAAGAGGTGTTTGTGATATGAAGGGCGGGGGTGCCATACAACTTGCCCTTCTTGAAAGATACAGTCAGATAAATGATTTCAAAGGAAATGTGATTGTTATTGCTGTCCCCGATGAAGAAAACCTTTCAGCGGGAATGCGGTCTGCAGTCGTTTTGTTAAAAGATCTAAAAAATAAATATAATTTAAACTATAAATTAATGATTAATTCTGAACCACATCAGAGAAAAGAGAAAGACAAGGGGATTTTCTCTGAAGGATCTGTAGGAAAAATAATGCCGTTTATATATGTACGGGGTTATTTATCACATATTGGAAAGGTTTTTGAAGGGTTTAACCCTTTAAACCTAATGAGTGAAATTGTAAGAAATACAGAACTTAATATAGAATTCAGCGATATTGTTGGCAATGAAATGGCCCCTCCGCCAACCTGGCTGTACCTGAAGGATAATAAGAAGCAGTATGACGTATCCATGCCTTTATCCGTTTCAGGATGCTTCAGTATATTGACACTGAACCGCACACCACAGGTCATAATGGACAAAGTCAGAGACATATGTTGTCAGTCTTATGAGGCTATTGTAAAAGAAATGCAGGAAAGGTATAAGCCATTTGCAGATGTTAAAAAGCTGAGTTCCAAAGAATTGCCATGGAAAGTTAACGTAGTCCCATTTGCTAAGCTTTATGAAGAAGCAAGTTTGAATTATGGAAAAGACTTTATAGATAATTATAAGAATGTTGTCCAGAATATTGAAACCAAATTTAATAAAGGTCAATGCAGCATTATCGAATGCAATTTTGAATTAGTTGAGTTTGTTTATCAATATATTAATGATATTTCACCGAGGATTGTATACGGGCTGGTACCTCCATATTATCCAAATGTATCAAATGTATATTATGAAGGGCTGGACCAGGGTATTTCAACTTTATCGGAACAGCTTTGCAGCTATACTGAGGATGAGTTTGGGCAAAAATACGAGACAGAAGATTTTTATACAGGAATTTCGGACCTTAGTTATACAAGTATAACAGAGGGAGAAAAGACCTGTAAGGCCTTACAAACGTATATGCCTTTATTTGGAGATTTTTATTCCATACCCATTAATGACATTGAAGAAATCTCTATGCCCTGCATAAATATCGGACCTTGGGGAAAAGATTTTCATAAACTCACAGAAAGAGTTTATAAAGAAGATTTATATAACCGAACGCCTAAAATAATTAATAAAGCAATTGCATTGCTGCTTAATGAGCCTGAATTATTATAA
- a CDS encoding amino acid permease: MDNKTREISNDSKLERKLKPRQMNMIAIGGAIGTGLFVATGSSISTAGPGGTMIAYMLIGLSVYFMMTALGEMATYLPVAGAFELYSQKYVDPAFGFAMGWNYWYCSTMTIATELVASAIVMKFWFPDSPSYMWSSIFIVLLLGLNMFSVSIFGESEFWFAGIKVVTIIIFLVVGVLMIFGIFSNDNPGFSNWTLEKAPFVGGPFGIFSILMVAGFSFVGVEATAIAAGECVNPAKNVPKAINSVFWRILIFYIGAIFVVATLIPYTDPNLLSADVDNVAVSPFTIVFQKSGIAMAASLMNAVILTSILSCGNSTLYSASRLLYSMAISHHAPKIFAKTSSKGVPVYAVLGTLVIACLCFLTSFAGDSVVYTWLYNATGLTGFLTWFGVCICHLRFRRGFAKQGKDLSVLKYKTKFYPYGTILSLIISGTVIAGQGYYAFSASGVDWYGILVAYIGLPIMIALYIVRKIVKKTTIVPLEEMDLTRNDILQEDL; the protein is encoded by the coding sequence ATGGATAACAAAACAAGAGAGATATCTAATGACAGCAAGCTGGAGCGTAAATTGAAACCTAGACAAATGAACATGATCGCAATAGGAGGAGCAATAGGCACAGGACTTTTTGTTGCTACAGGCTCTTCTATCAGTACAGCGGGACCTGGAGGCACTATGATTGCATACATGCTTATAGGGCTTTCTGTGTATTTTATGATGACAGCTTTAGGAGAAATGGCCACCTATTTACCAGTTGCAGGTGCTTTTGAACTATACTCACAGAAATATGTAGATCCGGCATTTGGATTTGCTATGGGATGGAACTACTGGTATTGCAGTACAATGACCATAGCGACAGAACTGGTTGCATCTGCTATCGTAATGAAGTTCTGGTTCCCTGACAGCCCTTCTTACATGTGGAGTTCCATATTTATCGTGCTGCTTTTAGGGTTAAACATGTTTTCTGTAAGCATATTCGGTGAGTCTGAATTCTGGTTTGCAGGTATAAAGGTGGTAACCATTATTATCTTTTTAGTAGTGGGAGTATTGATGATTTTTGGTATTTTTTCAAATGACAACCCGGGATTTTCTAACTGGACGTTAGAGAAAGCTCCATTTGTAGGTGGACCTTTTGGGATATTCAGCATTCTGATGGTTGCAGGGTTTTCTTTTGTAGGTGTGGAAGCTACAGCCATTGCAGCAGGTGAATGTGTAAATCCTGCTAAGAATGTTCCTAAAGCAATCAACAGTGTTTTCTGGAGAATCTTGATATTTTACATAGGTGCTATTTTTGTAGTAGCCACATTAATTCCTTATACAGACCCTAATTTGTTAAGTGCAGACGTAGATAATGTAGCGGTAAGCCCGTTTACAATCGTTTTTCAAAAAAGTGGCATTGCCATGGCGGCTTCTTTGATGAATGCAGTAATACTGACATCCATTCTTTCATGTGGAAATTCCACATTGTATTCTGCCAGCCGTTTGCTTTATTCCATGGCGATATCTCATCATGCACCGAAGATATTTGCTAAAACAAGTTCAAAAGGAGTTCCTGTATATGCAGTTCTGGGGACTTTAGTGATAGCTTGTCTTTGTTTCCTGACCTCATTTGCAGGGGACAGCGTGGTATATACCTGGTTATATAATGCTACAGGTCTTACGGGATTCCTCACATGGTTTGGTGTTTGTATCTGTCATCTCAGATTCAGGAGAGGGTTTGCAAAACAGGGAAAAGATCTTTCAGTACTTAAATATAAGACCAAATTTTATCCTTATGGAACAATCTTATCACTGATTATATCCGGAACAGTTATCGCTGGACAGGGATACTATGCATTCTCTGCTTCAGGAGTAGACTGGTATGGAATCTTGGTAGCATATATAGGGCTGCCTATTATGATAGCATTATATATTGTAAGAAAAATTGTAAAAAAGACCACAATCGTGCCGCTTGAGGAGATGGATTTAACAAGAAATGATATATTACAGGAAGATTTATAG
- a CDS encoding gamma-glutamylcyclotransferase family protein, with product MDRSYIIYAAYGSNMGIQRMAHRCPGAKFIGVGVIENYKLTFRGIRTGLANIQPCAGASVPVVLWSITRKGERLLDHHEGFPDLFQKKVVKVKLRNQYVVAMTYIMAHGFCDVPLKPSPYYIEMIQRGYENHGIIKDGIFDAVQEVHKELAIRKMINGNIMDKPPLT from the coding sequence ATGGATAGAAGCTATATAATTTATGCTGCTTATGGAAGTAACATGGGCATACAACGAATGGCACACAGATGCCCTGGTGCAAAATTTATAGGTGTAGGAGTAATAGAGAATTATAAACTTACTTTTAGAGGGATTCGCACAGGGCTTGCTAACATACAACCATGTGCAGGTGCAAGCGTACCGGTTGTTCTTTGGAGTATCACCCGTAAAGGCGAAAGACTATTAGATCATCATGAAGGCTTTCCAGATTTGTTTCAAAAAAAGGTAGTTAAGGTGAAACTGAGAAATCAATATGTGGTAGCTATGACTTATATTATGGCACATGGATTTTGTGACGTGCCTTTAAAACCAAGTCCTTATTACATAGAAATGATTCAGCGGGGATATGAGAACCATGGCATCATTAAGGATGGAATTTTCGATGCTGTTCAGGAGGTACATAAGGAGCTGGCAATAAGAAAAATGATTAATGGGAACATTATGGACAAACCTCCCCTGACATAA
- a CDS encoding sodium:calcium antiporter, protein MFVGYVGDLSTVLGITPLVLSMIITPIATELPEKLNSVIWTGRKKDTLALGNITGAMIFQSCFPVVFGMLFTPWHLTGITLLSAVLALTSAILNFTWMKIRKTINPFILMLSGLLYLIFIFYIFG, encoded by the coding sequence ATGTTTGTTGGTTATGTTGGAGATTTGTCAACAGTTCTTGGTATTACTCCTCTGGTTCTATCCATGATAATTACACCAATTGCAACAGAACTTCCTGAAAAGTTAAATTCTGTAATCTGGACAGGCAGAAAAAAAGATACTCTTGCCTTAGGAAACATCACTGGGGCCATGATTTTCCAGAGCTGCTTTCCTGTGGTATTCGGGATGTTATTTACACCTTGGCACCTGACTGGCATTACTCTTTTATCCGCTGTATTAGCCTTAACCTCAGCTATATTGAACTTTACCTGGATGAAAATACGAAAAACAATTAATCCATTTATCCTTATGTTAAGCGGATTACTTTATTTAATTTTCATATTTTATATATTTGGATAA